From Macaca mulatta isolate MMU2019108-1 chromosome 1, T2T-MMU8v2.0, whole genome shotgun sequence, the proteins below share one genomic window:
- the LOC106993567 gene encoding uncharacterized protein LOC106993567 isoform X1: MQMTSKLEEPGRKAAIINKTKRKDEGTGPGVLAGGDQKNGVWRKAGICTNKKATRSPSRSSLLRRESRRKKEREQTPPHTPETVHKRERKTRARTHGDILRVMNMIIGQETIQLRGKRGRGFWRRMPKDFPVTHPPTTTTSTTTTIRTLKKGREENQPQGAGLPAASFPEAKLTDGLSLTLISCAQCDAKPNLDLF, encoded by the exons ATGCAAATGACAAGCAAATTGGAAGAGCCGGGAAGAAAGGCAGCTATAATAAAcaagacaaagagaaaggacGAGGGGACCGGCCCCGGAGTTTTAGCCGGGGGAGATCAGAAGAATGGGGTTTGGCGAAAAGCGGGGATCTGCACGAACAAAAAAGCGACCCGGTCCCCCTCGCGGTCCTCTCTCCTGAGAagagagagcaggagaaagaaggaaagggagcaAACGCCTCCTCACACCCCAGAAACAGTACACAAAAG agagaggaaaacacgcgcgcgcacacacggTGATATCTTGCGGGTGATGAATATGATAATTGGACAAGAGACG ATTCAGTTGAGAGGCAAACGTGGACGTGGATTTTGGAGAAGGATGCCTAAGGACTTCCCggtcacccacccacccaccaccaccaccagcaccaccaccactatcCGAACCCtgaagaagggaagagaggaaaaccAACCCCAGGGTGCAGGCCTGCCTGCTGCAAGCTTTCCAGAGGCAAAACTGACTGACggcctctctctcactctcatctCCTGCGCCCAGTGTGACGCCAAGCCCAACCTGGATTTGTTCTGA